A window of Photobacterium sp. GJ3 contains these coding sequences:
- a CDS encoding glutamate synthase subunit beta, with amino-acid sequence MGKATGFLEHGRELPSKIAPEVRIQDNKEFVLNNEFGSKIGTQASRCMDCGVPFCHNGCPIGNIIPEFNDAVYRDSWEEAWHILSSTNNFPEFTGRVCPAPCESACVLGINQDPITICNIEKTIVETAYREGYAKPKTPRSRTGKSVAIIGSGPSGLAAAEQLNSAGHTVTVYERDEKIGGLLRFGIPDFKLSMAVIDRKLDLMAQAGIKFVVNAHIGVDIDARELRKQHDVVLLTGGSTVPRNLPIPGRELNGVHFAMAFLGQNNRRANNMDLKTAEIHAAGKHVVVIGGGDTGSDCVGTSNRHGAASITQVEIMPTPPEKRPANQPWPAYPMIMRTSTSHEEGCDRYWNILTKEFIGNDAGQLTALRIADITWNQAKPGERPGFTEVPGSERVIPCDLAFLAMGFLHPEPHGVLAQLDIALDERGNVATQGFSTSQPGVFAAGDMRTGQSLVVRCINEGRECAREIDAYLMGDSKLEAKDHSLMLSES; translated from the coding sequence ATGGGTAAGGCAACCGGATTTCTCGAACACGGCCGCGAACTGCCGTCGAAAATTGCCCCTGAAGTCCGTATTCAGGACAACAAAGAATTCGTGCTGAACAACGAATTTGGCAGCAAAATTGGCACACAGGCATCTCGCTGCATGGACTGCGGCGTGCCTTTCTGTCACAACGGATGTCCAATCGGGAATATCATTCCTGAATTCAACGATGCGGTCTACCGGGACAGCTGGGAAGAAGCCTGGCATATCCTGAGTTCGACCAACAACTTCCCGGAGTTCACCGGGCGGGTTTGTCCGGCGCCCTGTGAGAGCGCCTGTGTTCTGGGGATCAATCAGGATCCGATTACCATCTGTAACATAGAGAAGACCATCGTTGAAACCGCATACCGTGAAGGCTACGCAAAGCCAAAAACCCCGCGCAGCCGCACCGGCAAAAGCGTGGCGATTATCGGCTCCGGCCCGTCAGGGCTGGCAGCAGCTGAACAGCTCAACAGCGCCGGCCACACCGTTACCGTCTACGAACGGGACGAAAAAATAGGCGGCCTGCTGCGCTTTGGTATTCCGGATTTCAAACTCAGCATGGCTGTGATTGACCGGAAACTGGATCTGATGGCACAGGCAGGCATCAAATTTGTGGTGAATGCGCACATCGGCGTGGATATTGACGCCCGTGAACTGCGCAAACAGCACGATGTCGTGCTGCTGACCGGTGGTTCCACGGTTCCGCGCAACCTGCCGATCCCGGGCCGGGAGCTGAACGGCGTGCACTTTGCAATGGCGTTTCTGGGTCAGAACAACCGCCGCGCCAACAACATGGATCTGAAAACTGCAGAAATCCATGCCGCGGGCAAACATGTGGTCGTCATTGGTGGCGGTGACACGGGCTCTGACTGTGTTGGTACCTCGAACCGTCACGGCGCAGCCAGCATTACTCAGGTCGAAATCATGCCGACGCCGCCTGAAAAGCGTCCGGCGAATCAGCCCTGGCCAGCCTATCCGATGATTATGCGCACCTCGACTTCCCATGAAGAAGGCTGCGATCGTTACTGGAATATTCTGACCAAAGAATTCATCGGCAACGATGCGGGTCAGCTGACGGCCCTGCGCATCGCGGATATCACCTGGAATCAGGCCAAACCGGGTGAACGTCCGGGCTTCACCGAAGTCCCGGGTTCTGAGCGTGTGATTCCCTGTGATCTGGCATTCCTGGCCATGGGATTCCTGCATCCGGAACCGCACGGTGTGCTGGCCCAGCTGGACATTGCACTGGATGAACGCGGGAATGTCGCGACGCAGGGATTCTCGACCAGTCAGCCTGGCGTATTTGCTGCTGGCGATATGCGGACCGGGCAGTCACTTGTCGTGCGATGCATCAATGAAGGCCGGGAATGTGCCCGCGAAATTGATGCTTACCTGATGGGTGATTCTAAGCTGGAAGCGAAAGACCATTCACTTATGCTGTCAGAATCCTAA
- the mtnN gene encoding 5'-methylthioadenosine/S-adenosylhomocysteine nucleosidase: MKIGIIGAMEQEVAILKDQLDHCETLKKGGCTFYTGTLNGADVVLLQSGIGKVAAAVGTAVLLEIFEPDVVLNTGSAGGFDSSLNVGDVVISTEVRYHDADVTAFGYEIGQMAQQPAAFLSDEKLMQTAEQALAQLDESTHAVRGLICTGDAFVCSAAQQERIRTHFPQVVAVEMEAAAIAQACHQFNVPFVVVRAISDVADKESPMSFEEFLPLAAKSSSAMVVKMAALLNA, translated from the coding sequence ATGAAAATCGGCATTATCGGCGCAATGGAGCAGGAAGTTGCCATCCTGAAAGATCAGCTGGACCACTGTGAAACACTGAAAAAAGGCGGCTGTACTTTTTATACCGGCACCCTGAACGGTGCGGACGTTGTCCTGCTGCAATCTGGCATTGGTAAAGTGGCAGCGGCTGTCGGGACTGCAGTGCTGCTGGAAATCTTTGAGCCGGATGTCGTGCTGAACACAGGTTCTGCCGGTGGTTTCGACAGCAGCCTGAACGTCGGTGATGTCGTGATCTCAACCGAAGTGCGTTATCACGATGCCGATGTGACCGCATTCGGCTATGAAATCGGCCAGATGGCACAACAGCCTGCGGCTTTTCTGTCTGACGAAAAACTCATGCAAACCGCTGAACAGGCGCTGGCTCAGCTCGATGAGTCCACACACGCCGTACGCGGCCTGATTTGCACCGGCGATGCATTTGTTTGCAGCGCTGCGCAACAGGAACGCATTCGCACTCACTTCCCGCAAGTGGTTGCTGTTGAAATGGAAGCTGCCGCCATCGCGCAGGCCTGCCATCAGTTCAATGTGCCATTCGTGGTCGTCCGTGCCATTTCCGATGTCGCTGATAAAGAATCCCCAATGAGTTTCGAAGAATTCCTGCCGCTGGCTGCGAAAAGCTCTTCAGCCATGGTGGTAAAAATGGCAGCACTGCTGAACGCGTAA
- a CDS encoding diguanylate cyclase domain-containing protein, whose protein sequence is MQKRDSLNLVGAACAAFPCWGAAEETLSLSMIGLVLLGIAVLTSLSAWLIHYLGTMAFKRLHATISRLPIAAAIIRRKDGKLFYANSACQALLGVSKVGHRYYYPEGIGTHMVADVLRPLQLGTGFENVEDTLRISDHKSIRVLISGQLLSYRLQSAWLLFFTEPAKPASPSVQLEQRIFQRVLNSLSELVYFQDKAGNIIGTNTAFDRFWRGRREEGLIQGDPTGVEETPVIHTWTTAPDGSSRLLETNKTTMTDEEGQVMGTLSISHDVTDWHEMQESLKQEIEKREVTEQILAQRNTLLNSILNASQDPIGLYNEHGVYVGCNEPFARVLGFQAKELIGKTARNVIDPEMLQEFYQSDVKVLKEGLTVKTDAYVILETGEPVWYEIVKSPYRDPTDGSAGVLLIARDVTERKQAEQQLADAIMELQELSFVDSLTKVANRRSFDEHLRKLWHSHMREQQPLTLILCDIDSFKAYNDNYGHQQGDHALQEVAQVFDSVIRRETDEVARYGGEEFAFLLPNTPLSGGETVAQKIHDKLADKAIPHGYSGISDLMTVSLGVATMTPMPTQDYGELIAMADKALYKAKAEGRNTTRLMAEQDEF, encoded by the coding sequence ATGCAAAAAAGAGACAGTTTGAATCTTGTTGGTGCTGCCTGTGCCGCATTCCCCTGCTGGGGGGCAGCAGAGGAAACACTGAGCCTTTCCATGATCGGTCTGGTCCTTCTGGGAATTGCAGTCCTGACGTCCCTGAGTGCCTGGCTGATCCATTATCTGGGCACGATGGCGTTCAAACGACTGCATGCGACGATTTCCCGTTTGCCGATTGCCGCCGCCATTATCCGCAGGAAAGACGGGAAGCTGTTTTACGCGAACAGTGCTTGTCAGGCGTTACTCGGGGTCAGTAAAGTCGGACACCGTTACTATTATCCGGAAGGGATTGGGACGCATATGGTGGCCGATGTATTGCGGCCGCTTCAGTTGGGGACCGGGTTCGAGAATGTCGAAGATACGCTCCGGATCAGCGACCATAAAAGTATTCGCGTTCTGATCTCCGGTCAGCTTTTGAGTTATCGGTTACAGTCAGCCTGGTTGCTGTTTTTTACCGAGCCTGCCAAACCCGCCAGTCCGTCTGTACAGCTGGAACAGCGGATCTTCCAGCGGGTGCTGAATTCCTTGTCTGAATTGGTGTATTTTCAGGATAAGGCCGGCAATATCATTGGCACCAACACGGCGTTTGACCGTTTCTGGCGAGGGCGGCGGGAGGAAGGTCTGATTCAGGGTGATCCGACAGGAGTTGAAGAAACGCCAGTGATTCACACCTGGACAACCGCGCCGGACGGTTCGAGCCGCTTGCTGGAAACCAATAAAACCACCATGACGGATGAAGAGGGCCAGGTGATGGGAACCCTCAGTATCAGTCACGATGTGACCGACTGGCATGAAATGCAGGAAAGTCTGAAGCAGGAAATTGAAAAACGCGAAGTAACCGAGCAGATCCTCGCGCAGCGCAATACGCTGCTGAATTCCATTCTGAATGCCAGTCAGGATCCGATTGGTCTGTACAACGAACATGGCGTTTATGTGGGATGTAATGAGCCGTTCGCCCGTGTTCTGGGGTTCCAGGCCAAAGAATTGATTGGCAAAACAGCCCGCAACGTGATTGATCCGGAAATGCTGCAAGAATTCTATCAGTCGGATGTTAAAGTCCTCAAAGAAGGGCTGACCGTGAAAACGGATGCGTATGTGATTTTGGAAACGGGTGAACCGGTCTGGTATGAAATTGTGAAATCACCTTACCGGGATCCGACGGATGGTTCGGCCGGCGTTCTGCTGATTGCCCGAGATGTCACGGAGCGGAAACAGGCCGAGCAGCAACTCGCGGATGCCATCATGGAACTGCAGGAACTGAGCTTTGTCGACAGCCTGACCAAAGTGGCCAACCGTCGCAGTTTTGATGAACATCTGCGAAAGCTCTGGCACAGCCATATGCGTGAGCAACAGCCCCTGACTTTGATTCTGTGCGACATCGATAGTTTCAAAGCCTATAACGACAACTACGGACATCAGCAGGGAGACCATGCCCTTCAGGAAGTCGCGCAGGTGTTTGACAGCGTGATCCGCCGGGAAACGGATGAAGTTGCCCGCTACGGCGGTGAAGAATTTGCATTTCTGTTGCCCAATACGCCGTTGTCGGGCGGGGAAACGGTCGCCCAGAAAATTCACGATAAGCTGGCCGACAAGGCGATTCCCCATGGCTACTCCGGGATCAGTGATCTGATGACCGTCAGCCTCGGTGTGGCGACGATGACGCCGATGCCAACGCAAGATTACGGTGAGTTGATTGCGATGGCCGACAAAGCTCTATA
- a CDS encoding FAD-dependent oxidoreductase encodes MSQNIYQFIDVERVDPPKKPIEVRKIEFVEIYEPFTQQQASAQSDRCLDCGNPYCEWKCPVHNYIPQWLKLANEGRILEAVELSHQTNTLPEVCGRVCPQDRLCEGSCTLNDDFGAVTIGNVEKYITDKAFEMGWKPDMSGVEWTDKKVAIIGAGPAGLSCADILVRNGVKPVVFDRYPEIGGLLTFGIPSFKLEKEVMINRRRVFTEMGVDFRLNTEVGTDVQLQDLIDEYDAVFLGVGTYKYMRAGLENEDATGVYDALPFLISNTYRVMNLDQNAPEYIDMAGQRVVVLGGGDTAMDCVRTSVRQGASNVICAYRRDEANMPGSRREVKNAREEGVNFMFNLQPLGIEVNSNGQVTGVKVVKTALGEPDEAGRRRPEPVAGSEHVLEADAVIMAFGFQPHAMPWLESFDVALDQWGRIKTSGSHAFQTTNAKIFAGGDAVRGSDLVVTAIDEGRRAADGILDFLGL; translated from the coding sequence ATGAGTCAGAACATTTACCAATTCATCGATGTTGAGCGTGTTGATCCGCCAAAGAAGCCGATTGAAGTCCGTAAAATCGAATTCGTCGAGATTTACGAACCTTTCACGCAGCAGCAGGCCAGCGCTCAGTCTGACCGCTGTCTTGACTGTGGTAACCCATACTGTGAATGGAAGTGCCCGGTACACAACTACATTCCGCAGTGGCTGAAACTGGCCAATGAAGGCCGGATTCTGGAAGCGGTTGAATTGTCGCATCAGACCAACACCCTGCCGGAAGTCTGTGGCCGGGTGTGTCCTCAGGACCGTCTGTGCGAAGGGTCCTGTACTCTGAATGACGACTTTGGTGCTGTCACCATCGGGAATGTCGAAAAGTACATCACAGACAAAGCCTTCGAAATGGGCTGGAAACCGGATATGTCCGGCGTTGAGTGGACCGACAAAAAAGTCGCCATCATCGGCGCGGGTCCTGCCGGACTGTCCTGCGCCGATATTCTGGTCCGAAATGGCGTCAAACCTGTCGTCTTTGATCGCTACCCGGAAATCGGCGGCCTGCTGACCTTTGGTATTCCGTCGTTCAAACTGGAAAAAGAGGTCATGATCAACCGCCGCCGTGTGTTCACGGAGATGGGTGTTGATTTCCGCCTCAATACCGAAGTCGGCACCGATGTTCAGTTGCAGGATCTGATTGATGAATACGATGCCGTATTCCTGGGGGTCGGCACCTACAAATACATGCGTGCCGGACTGGAAAACGAAGATGCGACAGGCGTTTACGATGCCCTGCCGTTCCTGATTTCCAACACCTACCGGGTGATGAATCTGGACCAGAACGCACCGGAATATATCGATATGGCCGGTCAGCGCGTCGTCGTGCTGGGGGGCGGGGATACCGCCATGGACTGTGTCCGGACCTCCGTCCGTCAGGGAGCCAGCAATGTCATTTGTGCCTATCGCCGCGATGAAGCCAACATGCCAGGTTCACGCCGTGAGGTGAAAAATGCCCGCGAGGAAGGCGTGAACTTCATGTTCAACCTGCAACCGCTGGGCATTGAAGTGAACAGCAACGGTCAGGTCACGGGCGTGAAAGTCGTCAAAACTGCACTGGGCGAACCGGATGAAGCCGGACGTCGCCGCCCTGAACCAGTTGCAGGCAGTGAACATGTGCTGGAAGCGGATGCGGTGATCATGGCCTTTGGTTTCCAGCCACATGCCATGCCATGGCTGGAAAGCTTCGACGTCGCACTGGATCAGTGGGGCCGGATCAAAACCAGCGGCAGCCACGCCTTCCAGACCACCAACGCCAAGATTTTTGCCGGTGGTGATGCGGTGCGCGGTTCGGATCTGGTCGTCACAGCCATTGATGAAGGTCGCCGTGCTGCAGACGGGATCCTCGATTTCCTCGGCCTGTAA
- the gltB gene encoding glutamate synthase large subunit, with the protein MTDHALNGQGLYVPEMEHDACGIGFVAHLKNRKSHQVITQALDMLARMEHRGGQGCDPCSGDGAGILLQKPHEFLLQECQKIGLALPAFDQYGVGVILFPKDEHKREQCREILARNAQRLGLSVLGYRVLPTDNSMIGADPLSTEPQFEHAFVTGGADMPQAELERKLYVLRNYTVRVCLESVTNIGEDFYINAFSTKTLIYKGQLTTEQVPQYFLDLQNPAMVSALALVHSRFSTNTFPRWRLAQPFRYIAHNGEINTVRGNLNWMKAREALLQSDLFSEEELKMLMPICQEGASDSANFDMALELLVLSGRSLPHALMMLIPEAWQENPAMDPKRRAFYQYHANLMEPWDGPASVCFTDGVTVGATLDRNGLRPSRYTVTKDDFLVMASESGVVKIEPDNIHFRGRLQPGRIFVADLEQGRIVSDDEVKDSIATAQPYDEWVKENLLHLNDLPAAAYSHTQPEAEKLLHQQQAFGISSEEVNDIILPMANEGKEPLGSMGADWPLAVLSHQSQHLSHYFKQLFAQVTNPPIDPIRERMVMSLKTYLGEDQNLLKEGPSHCQKLELDSPVLSDAELEKLRAIDQPHLQAKTLDIVFPASDETGKLEQALNHLCQHAEDAVTDGYSVLILSDRTVNSQHAHIPAMLAVGAVHHHLIRKGLRAKCDLVVETGDARETHHFATLIGYGANAINPYLVTETIVSLQQRKKLDLATPVDTYFNNFRKAVNGGLLKIFSKMGISTLQSYHGAQIFEALGISKAVVDKFFTGTVSRIQGLTLDDIAKEVLIRHRVGYPLRDIPLQMLDVGGVYQWKQRGEKHLFNPTTISLLQQSTRGKDYNQFKEYCHAVDSQGDHAATLRSQLQFHTDPSHSIPLAEVEPIEKILKRFATGAMSFGSISYEAHSTLAVAMNRIGAKSNSGEGGEDPARFEKKENGDWERSAIKQVASGRFGVTSYYLTNADELQIKMAQGAKPGEGGQLPGDKVDDWIGATRHSTPGVGLISPPPHHDIYSIEDLAQLIYDLKNANRKSRVNVKLVSEAGVGTIASGVAKAKADVVLIAGFDGGTGASPISSIRHTGLPWELGLAETHQTLLKNGLRNRIVVQSDGQMKTPRDLAVATLLGAEEWGVATAALVVEGCIMMRKCHKNTCPVGIATQNKTLRERFDGRVEDVVTFFQYMAEGLREIMAELGFRTIDEMVGQSQHLKIRDNIGHWKYKNLDLSPVLHLEPAREADGVYNQCSQNHHLEAVLDRQLIDVAEPALTRGEAVNATFPITNIDRSVGTMLSNEISKVYKDAGLPQPMHVKFNGSAGQSLGAFLAKGVTFEVEGDANDYWGKGLSGGQLVLYPDAKSDLIAEDNIIVGNVCFYGATSGESFIRGKAGERFCVRNSGARVVVEGVGDHGCEYMTGGVAIILGQTGRNFAAGMSGGVAYVWDQFNDFESKLNDELVDLDPLDNEDIGLLKDMLTRHQQLTGSTVAATFLGNFEDNLKHLVKVMPRDYKAVLQKRKAAAEVQNKEALEVSHG; encoded by the coding sequence ATGACAGATCATGCGTTGAATGGTCAGGGGCTGTATGTCCCTGAAATGGAGCACGATGCCTGTGGTATCGGCTTTGTCGCCCATCTTAAAAACCGCAAGTCTCACCAGGTCATCACCCAGGCTTTGGATATGCTGGCTCGAATGGAGCACCGTGGCGGTCAGGGTTGTGACCCGTGTAGTGGTGACGGTGCCGGGATTCTGCTGCAAAAGCCTCACGAATTCCTGCTGCAGGAATGCCAGAAAATTGGCCTCGCCCTGCCTGCTTTTGATCAGTATGGCGTGGGTGTCATTCTGTTTCCGAAAGACGAACACAAACGCGAACAATGCCGGGAAATTCTGGCCAGAAACGCACAACGTCTGGGCCTGAGCGTTCTGGGTTACCGTGTACTACCCACCGACAACAGCATGATTGGTGCCGATCCCCTGAGCACCGAACCTCAGTTTGAACATGCATTCGTGACCGGCGGCGCCGACATGCCTCAGGCAGAACTGGAGCGTAAACTCTATGTGCTACGTAACTACACCGTTCGAGTCTGCCTGGAAAGCGTAACTAATATCGGAGAAGACTTTTATATCAATGCCTTCTCGACCAAAACGCTGATCTATAAAGGCCAGCTCACCACAGAGCAGGTGCCACAGTATTTCCTGGATCTGCAAAACCCGGCGATGGTCAGCGCGCTGGCTCTGGTTCACTCGCGTTTTTCGACCAATACTTTCCCGAGATGGCGTCTGGCCCAGCCTTTCCGTTACATCGCCCACAATGGTGAAATCAACACCGTACGCGGTAACCTGAACTGGATGAAAGCGCGGGAAGCCCTGCTGCAATCCGACTTATTCAGTGAAGAAGAGCTGAAAATGCTGATGCCAATCTGTCAGGAAGGCGCATCCGATTCAGCCAACTTCGACATGGCGCTGGAGCTGCTGGTTCTGTCCGGCCGCAGCCTGCCACATGCATTGATGATGCTGATCCCGGAAGCCTGGCAGGAAAATCCGGCGATGGATCCGAAACGCAGGGCATTTTACCAGTATCACGCCAATCTGATGGAACCCTGGGATGGTCCGGCTTCCGTCTGTTTCACCGATGGTGTCACCGTGGGTGCAACCCTGGACCGGAATGGCCTGCGTCCGTCGCGCTATACCGTAACCAAAGACGATTTTCTGGTGATGGCGTCTGAATCCGGTGTTGTGAAAATCGAACCGGACAATATCCACTTCCGTGGCCGTCTGCAGCCGGGCCGTATTTTTGTGGCGGATCTGGAGCAGGGCCGGATTGTCTCTGACGATGAGGTCAAAGACAGCATCGCAACGGCTCAGCCTTATGACGAGTGGGTGAAAGAGAACCTGCTGCACCTTAATGATCTACCTGCCGCAGCTTACAGTCATACACAGCCGGAAGCCGAGAAGCTGTTGCATCAGCAGCAAGCCTTTGGCATCAGCAGTGAAGAAGTCAACGACATCATTCTGCCCATGGCAAATGAAGGTAAAGAGCCACTGGGCTCTATGGGTGCTGACTGGCCACTGGCTGTGCTGTCGCATCAGTCTCAGCATCTGTCGCATTACTTCAAGCAGTTATTTGCGCAGGTCACCAACCCACCGATCGATCCGATCCGTGAGCGCATGGTGATGTCGCTCAAAACCTATCTGGGTGAAGATCAGAACCTGCTGAAAGAAGGCCCGTCTCACTGTCAGAAACTGGAACTGGATTCCCCTGTTCTAAGTGATGCGGAACTGGAAAAACTCCGTGCCATCGATCAGCCGCACCTGCAGGCCAAAACGCTGGATATCGTGTTCCCTGCCAGTGACGAAACCGGCAAGCTGGAACAAGCATTGAACCATCTGTGCCAGCATGCTGAGGATGCGGTGACTGATGGCTATTCGGTGTTGATCTTAAGTGATCGGACTGTCAATTCACAGCATGCCCATATTCCGGCCATGCTGGCTGTGGGTGCCGTCCATCACCATCTGATCCGTAAAGGGCTACGTGCAAAATGCGATCTGGTGGTTGAGACCGGAGATGCCCGGGAAACCCATCACTTTGCGACCCTGATTGGCTATGGTGCGAATGCGATCAACCCGTACCTTGTCACCGAGACCATCGTATCTTTGCAGCAGCGTAAGAAGCTGGATCTGGCGACGCCTGTTGACACTTATTTCAACAACTTCCGTAAAGCCGTCAATGGTGGCCTGCTGAAGATCTTCTCGAAAATGGGGATCTCCACATTGCAGTCTTACCATGGCGCGCAAATCTTCGAAGCACTGGGGATCAGCAAAGCCGTAGTCGACAAATTCTTCACCGGTACCGTCTCCCGGATTCAAGGGCTGACACTGGACGACATCGCCAAAGAAGTGCTGATCCGTCATCGCGTCGGCTATCCGCTGCGTGACATTCCATTGCAAATGCTGGATGTCGGCGGGGTTTATCAATGGAAACAACGGGGCGAAAAGCACCTGTTTAACCCAACCACGATTTCCCTGTTGCAACAGTCTACCCGTGGCAAAGACTACAACCAGTTCAAAGAATACTGTCACGCAGTCGACAGTCAGGGCGATCATGCTGCCACCCTGCGCAGCCAGCTGCAGTTTCACACCGACCCAAGCCACAGCATCCCGCTGGCAGAAGTCGAGCCGATTGAGAAGATCCTCAAGCGATTCGCCACCGGTGCGATGAGCTTTGGTTCAATTTCCTACGAAGCCCACTCAACACTGGCCGTAGCCATGAACCGGATTGGCGCCAAATCGAACTCCGGTGAAGGCGGTGAAGATCCAGCTCGTTTTGAGAAGAAAGAAAACGGCGACTGGGAGCGCTCCGCCATCAAGCAGGTCGCCTCAGGCCGCTTTGGTGTCACCTCTTACTATCTGACCAACGCCGATGAGCTGCAAATCAAGATGGCTCAGGGGGCCAAGCCAGGCGAAGGGGGTCAGTTACCGGGCGATAAAGTCGATGACTGGATCGGCGCGACCCGACATTCGACGCCGGGCGTCGGCCTGATCTCGCCGCCGCCGCATCACGATATTTATTCGATCGAGGATCTGGCGCAGCTGATTTATGACCTGAAGAACGCCAACCGCAAGAGCCGCGTCAACGTCAAACTGGTTTCGGAAGCTGGTGTCGGCACCATTGCATCCGGGGTTGCCAAAGCCAAAGCTGATGTGGTGCTGATCGCCGGTTTCGACGGCGGTACAGGGGCATCACCTATCTCATCCATTCGTCATACGGGTCTGCCATGGGAGCTGGGTCTGGCGGAAACGCATCAGACACTGCTGAAAAACGGCCTGCGAAACCGCATCGTGGTCCAGAGTGACGGTCAGATGAAAACACCAAGAGACCTTGCTGTTGCCACCTTACTGGGTGCTGAAGAATGGGGCGTCGCAACCGCCGCTCTGGTGGTGGAAGGTTGTATCATGATGCGTAAGTGTCATAAAAACACCTGTCCTGTGGGCATCGCGACGCAAAACAAGACGCTGCGTGAGCGCTTCGACGGTCGCGTGGAAGACGTGGTGACCTTCTTCCAGTACATGGCGGAAGGCCTGCGTGAAATCATGGCCGAGCTGGGTTTCCGTACCATTGATGAGATGGTCGGTCAGTCACAGCATCTGAAAATCCGCGACAACATTGGCCACTGGAAATACAAAAATCTGGATCTGAGCCCGGTTCTGCATCTGGAACCGGCGCGTGAGGCAGACGGTGTTTACAACCAATGCAGCCAGAATCACCATCTGGAAGCCGTACTGGACCGCCAGCTGATTGATGTTGCAGAGCCAGCGCTAACGCGGGGTGAAGCGGTCAATGCCACGTTCCCGATCACCAATATTGACCGCAGCGTGGGCACCATGCTGTCGAACGAAATCTCCAAAGTCTACAAAGATGCCGGTCTGCCGCAGCCGATGCATGTGAAATTCAACGGCTCCGCTGGCCAGAGTCTGGGCGCATTCCTGGCGAAAGGTGTGACATTTGAAGTGGAAGGCGATGCCAACGATTACTGGGGCAAAGGCCTCTCTGGCGGTCAGCTGGTGCTCTACCCGGATGCAAAATCTGACTTAATTGCCGAAGACAATATCATTGTCGGCAACGTCTGCTTCTATGGCGCAACGTCGGGTGAATCTTTCATCCGCGGTAAAGCCGGTGAGCGTTTCTGTGTCCGGAACTCCGGTGCCCGTGTGGTGGTTGAAGGCGTGGGTGACCATGGCTGTGAATACATGACCGGCGGCGTGGCTATCATACTGGGTCAGACCGGCCGTAACTTCGCAGCCGGTATGAGCGGCGGTGTCGCCTATGTCTGGGATCAGTTCAACGACTTTGAAAGCAAGCTGAACGATGAACTGGTGGATCTGGACCCGCTGGACAATGAGGACATTGGACTGCTGAAGGACATGCTCACCCGTCACCAGCAACTGACGGGCAGTACCGTCGCGGCAACTTTCCTCGGCAACTTTGAGGACAACCTCAAACATCTCGTGAAAGTCATGCCACGTGACTACAAAGCCGTGCTGCAAAAACGCAAAGCAGCGGCGGAAGTACAGAACAAGGAAGCACTGGAGGTGAGCCATGGGTAA